One window of Pseudomonas urmiensis genomic DNA carries:
- the lptF gene encoding LPS export ABC transporter permease LptF: protein MIVFRYLSREVLLTLSAVSAVLLVIIMSGRFIKYLAQAAQGVLDPSVLFLIMGFRLPGFLQLILPLGLFLGILLAYGRLYLESEMTVLSATGMSQQRLLAMTMAPAALVALLVAWLSLSLAPQGVSQVQQIINQQDALTEFDTLVPGRFQTLRDGSRVTYTEQLSDDRVNLAGVFISEKRFNADKTKDRAPSVLVAEKGHQEVQADGNRYLILENGYRYDGNPGQADYRAIKYDTYGVLLPKPEVSEEVTEREAIPTSELIGHKGLRERAELQWRLSLPLLVFVVTLLAVPLSRVNPRQGRFLKLLPAILLYMAYLTMLISVRGALEKGKLPIALGMWWVHGLFLLIGLGLMYWEPMCLKRAARRAGVSHG from the coding sequence TTGATCGTCTTTCGTTATCTGTCCCGCGAGGTCCTGCTGACCTTGAGCGCCGTCAGCGCTGTGCTGCTGGTGATCATCATGAGCGGGCGTTTCATCAAATACCTGGCACAGGCCGCCCAGGGCGTGCTCGACCCGAGCGTGCTGTTCCTGATCATGGGCTTCCGGCTGCCGGGTTTCTTGCAGCTGATCCTGCCGTTGGGCTTGTTCCTGGGCATTCTGCTGGCTTATGGCCGGTTGTACCTTGAGAGCGAGATGACCGTGCTCTCGGCCACCGGCATGAGCCAGCAACGCCTGCTGGCGATGACCATGGCCCCAGCGGCCCTGGTCGCCCTGCTGGTCGCTTGGCTGAGCTTGAGCCTGGCGCCACAAGGTGTGTCGCAGGTGCAGCAGATCATCAATCAGCAAGATGCCCTGACCGAGTTCGACACCCTGGTGCCTGGGCGTTTCCAGACCCTGCGCGATGGCTCACGGGTGACCTACACCGAGCAGCTGTCCGATGACCGGGTCAATCTGGCTGGCGTGTTCATTTCCGAGAAGCGCTTTAACGCCGACAAGACCAAGGACCGCGCGCCTTCGGTACTGGTTGCCGAAAAAGGCCACCAGGAAGTGCAGGCCGACGGCAACCGTTACCTGATCCTGGAAAACGGCTACCGCTACGACGGCAACCCTGGCCAGGCCGACTACCGGGCGATCAAGTACGACACTTACGGCGTGCTGCTGCCCAAGCCTGAAGTCAGTGAAGAAGTCACCGAGCGTGAGGCCATCCCGACGTCCGAGCTGATCGGTCATAAAGGCCTGCGTGAGCGTGCCGAGCTGCAATGGCGGCTGTCGCTGCCGCTGCTGGTGTTTGTCGTGACCTTGCTGGCAGTCCCGCTGTCGCGGGTCAATCCTCGCCAGGGCCGCTTCCTCAAGCTGCTGCCGGCGATCCTCCTCTACATGGCTTACCTGACAATGCTGATTTCCGTACGCGGCGCCCTGGAGAAGGGCAAGCTCCCGATCGCCCTGGGCATGTGGTGGGTGCACGGGCTGTTCCTGCTGATCGGCCTGGGCCTGATGTACTGGGAGCCAATGTGCCTCAAACGTGCTGCGCGGCGTGCGGGGGTGTCTCATGGTTAA
- the lptG gene encoding LPS export ABC transporter permease LptG: protein MVKLDRYIGMSVLLAILAVLGIILGLASLFAFIDEMGDLSDTYTVLDAGYFVLMTAPRRLYEMLPMAALIGCLIGLGSLASSSELTIMRAAGVSIGRIVWAVMKPMLVLMLVGLLIGEYVAPVTENKGQAERSLAQGGGEAQSSKRGMWHRQGEEFVHINSVQPNGLLLGVTRYRFDDERKIVTSSFARRAKYNEDHWVLNDVTTTHFRGDHTEVVKAPEERWDVSVTPQLLNTVVLAPESLSITGLWDYIHYLSDQGLNNARYWLAFWTKVLQPAVTAALVLMAISFIFGPLRSVTLGQRVFTGVLVGFVFRIAQDLLGPSSQVFGFPPLLAVVIPAGVCALAGLWLLRRAG, encoded by the coding sequence ATGGTTAAGCTGGATCGCTATATCGGCATGAGCGTGCTGCTGGCCATCCTGGCTGTGCTCGGCATCATTCTTGGCCTGGCCTCGCTGTTCGCCTTCATCGATGAGATGGGCGACCTGAGCGATACCTACACCGTGCTCGACGCCGGTTACTTCGTCTTGATGACCGCGCCTCGCCGGCTCTACGAGATGCTGCCGATGGCGGCCTTGATCGGCTGCCTGATCGGCCTGGGTAGCCTGGCCAGCAGCAGCGAACTGACCATCATGCGGGCTGCCGGCGTATCGATCGGGCGGATCGTCTGGGCGGTCATGAAACCGATGCTGGTGCTGATGCTGGTCGGTCTGCTGATCGGCGAGTACGTCGCCCCGGTTACCGAAAACAAAGGCCAGGCCGAGCGCTCGCTGGCACAGGGCGGTGGCGAGGCGCAGAGCTCCAAGCGCGGCATGTGGCACCGCCAGGGCGAAGAGTTCGTGCACATCAACTCGGTGCAGCCTAACGGCCTGCTGCTGGGTGTGACCCGCTATCGCTTCGACGATGAGCGCAAGATCGTCACCTCCAGCTTTGCCCGTCGGGCCAAGTACAACGAAGACCACTGGGTGCTCAACGATGTCACCACCACTCACTTCCGTGGCGACCACACCGAAGTGGTCAAGGCCCCGGAAGAGCGCTGGGATGTGTCGGTAACCCCGCAGTTGCTCAATACCGTAGTGCTGGCGCCCGAGTCGCTGTCGATTACCGGGCTGTGGGACTACATCCATTACCTGTCTGACCAAGGCCTGAACAATGCTCGCTACTGGCTGGCGTTCTGGACCAAGGTGCTGCAGCCGGCGGTGACCGCAGCGCTGGTGCTGATGGCGATTTCGTTCATCTTCGGCCCACTGCGTTCGGTGACCCTGGGGCAACGTGTGTTCACCGGTGTATTGGTGGGCTTTGTGTTCCGGATTGCCCAAGACCTGCTTGGCCCATCCAGCCAGGTGTTTGGCTTCCCGCCGCTGTTGGCGGTGGTGATACCGGCAGGCGTTTGTGCGCTGGCCGGGCTGTGGTTGCTGCGTCGAGCGGGCTGA
- a CDS encoding RDD family protein — translation MPKHSLSPQGDFPPVGLGRRLAAMFYDFLLCTALLIVTAGVYKMIQMAIIGEARMRELTDAGALDGDPLLSTILVFALFGFFAKFWTHGGQTLGMQVWGVRVQNADGSAISLWQALLRFVVSIASWLCLGMGFVWSLIDKRKRSWHDIYSETQLVRVPKQKK, via the coding sequence ATGCCCAAGCATTCCCTTTCTCCCCAGGGTGATTTCCCGCCTGTTGGCCTGGGCCGTCGCCTGGCGGCGATGTTCTATGACTTCCTGCTGTGCACCGCCCTGCTGATCGTCACTGCCGGGGTCTACAAGATGATCCAGATGGCGATCATCGGCGAGGCGCGCATGCGCGAGCTGACCGATGCCGGTGCGTTGGATGGTGATCCGCTGCTGTCGACGATCCTGGTGTTTGCGCTGTTTGGCTTTTTTGCCAAGTTCTGGACCCATGGCGGCCAGACCCTGGGCATGCAGGTGTGGGGCGTGCGCGTGCAGAACGCCGATGGCAGCGCGATCAGCCTGTGGCAGGCGCTGCTGCGGTTTGTCGTGTCGATCGCGTCCTGGCTGTGCTTGGGGATGGGGTTTGTCTGGTCGTTGATCGACAAGCGCAAGCGCAGCTGGCATGACATCTACTCCGAGACTCAACTGGTGCGGGTTCCGAAACAGAAGAAATAA
- a CDS encoding cold-shock protein, whose protein sequence is MAERQNGTVKWFNDEKGYGFITPESGADLFVHFRAIQGNGFKSLKEGQKVTFVAVQGQKGMQADEVQAEG, encoded by the coding sequence ATGGCTGAGCGTCAGAACGGTACCGTCAAGTGGTTCAATGACGAAAAAGGTTACGGTTTCATCACCCCAGAGAGCGGTGCTGACCTGTTCGTTCACTTCCGTGCCATTCAAGGCAACGGTTTCAAGAGCCTGAAAGAAGGCCAGAAGGTGACTTTCGTTGCCGTCCAGGGCCAGAAAGGCATGCAGGCTGACGAAGTTCAAGCCGAAGGCTGA
- the gcvT gene encoding glycine cleavage system aminomethyltransferase GcvT — protein MMSETLHKTPLHALHLELGARMVPFAGFDMPVQYPLGVMKEHLHTREQAGLFDVSHMGQIRLLGADAARALETLVPVDIVDLPVGMQRYAMFTNESGGILDDLMVANLGNDELFLVVNAACKEQDLAHLQQHIGNRCDVQPLFEERALLALQGPAAVTVLARLAPEVAGMTFMQFRPITLLGQDCYVSRSGYTGEDGYEISVPAAAAEALARRLLAEPEVQAIGLGARDSLRLEAGLCLYGHDMNSATTPIEASLLWAISKVRRADGARAGGFPGAAAIFAQQQQGVARKRVGLLPQERTPVREGAEIVDEAGNIVGAVCSGGFGPTLGAPLAMGYVDSEHAALDTSLYALVRGKRVALKVSKMPFVAQRYYRG, from the coding sequence CTGATGTCCGAAACACTGCACAAGACCCCACTGCACGCCCTGCACCTGGAACTGGGCGCACGCATGGTGCCGTTCGCCGGCTTTGACATGCCCGTGCAGTACCCGCTGGGGGTGATGAAGGAACACCTGCACACCCGCGAACAGGCCGGCCTGTTCGATGTTTCGCACATGGGTCAGATCCGCCTGCTCGGGGCCGACGCCGCCCGTGCCCTGGAAACCCTGGTGCCAGTGGATATCGTCGACCTGCCGGTGGGAATGCAGCGCTACGCCATGTTCACCAATGAAAGCGGTGGCATCCTCGATGACCTGATGGTCGCCAACCTGGGTAACGATGAGTTGTTCCTGGTGGTCAACGCTGCCTGCAAAGAGCAGGACCTGGCCCACCTGCAACAGCACATCGGCAACCGCTGCGACGTCCAGCCGCTGTTCGAAGAGCGCGCCCTGCTCGCCCTGCAAGGCCCAGCGGCGGTCACGGTGCTTGCGCGCCTGGCACCCGAAGTGGCTGGCATGACCTTCATGCAGTTCCGTCCCATCACATTGCTCGGCCAGGACTGCTACGTCAGCCGCTCGGGCTACACCGGCGAAGACGGCTACGAGATTTCCGTGCCTGCAGCCGCTGCCGAGGCCCTGGCCCGTCGCCTGCTGGCTGAGCCTGAAGTCCAGGCCATCGGCCTGGGCGCGCGCGACTCGCTGCGCCTTGAGGCAGGCCTGTGCTTGTATGGCCACGATATGAACAGCGCCACCACACCGATCGAGGCCAGCTTGCTCTGGGCCATTTCCAAAGTGCGTCGGGCCGATGGTGCGCGCGCAGGTGGCTTCCCCGGCGCCGCTGCGATCTTCGCCCAGCAGCAGCAAGGCGTGGCACGCAAGCGAGTCGGCCTGTTGCCGCAAGAACGTACTCCGGTGCGTGAGGGCGCCGAGATTGTCGACGAGGCCGGCAACATTGTTGGCGCAGTGTGCAGCGGCGGCTTCGGCCCGACACTCGGTGCACCGCTGGCAATGGGTTATGTCGATAGCGAACATGCCGCACTCGATACCTCGCTGTATGCGCTGGTCAGGGGCAAACGAGTTGCCTTGAAAGTCAGCAAAATGCCTTTTGTCGCGCAACGTTACTATCGCGGTTGA
- a CDS encoding L-serine ammonia-lyase yields the protein MSLSVFDLFKIGIGPSSSHTVGPMRAAARFAEGLRRDHLLSQTVCVKAELYGSLGATGKGHGSDKAVLLGLEGEQPDTVDTESIPARLQAIRESGQLRLLGEQPIGFVEKQHLAMIRKPLDYHPNGMIFRAFDAAGLQIRSREYYSVGGGFVVDEEAAGHDRIVEDRTPLTYPFTTGKELLAHCSAQQLSFSQVMLANEAAWRPESETRAGLLRIWQVMQDCVAAGCRHEGILPGGLKVKRRAPALYRQLSQHPEASLRDALSVLDWVNLYALAVNEENANGGRVVTAPTNGAAGIIPAVLHYYMRFVPGASDDGVVRFLLTAAAIGILYKENASISGAEVGCQGEVGVACSMAAGALCEVMGGTPQQVENAAEIGMEHNLGLTCDPIGGLVQVPCIERNAMGSVKAINAVRMALRGDGQHFVSLDKVIRTMRQTGADMKSKYKETARGGLAVNIIEC from the coding sequence ATGTCACTGAGCGTCTTCGACCTGTTCAAGATCGGCATCGGCCCCTCCAGTTCTCACACCGTCGGCCCGATGCGCGCCGCTGCGCGCTTCGCCGAAGGGCTGCGGCGCGATCACCTGTTGAGCCAAACCGTCTGCGTCAAAGCCGAGCTGTACGGCTCGCTGGGCGCTACCGGCAAAGGCCACGGCAGTGACAAGGCGGTGTTGCTCGGCCTGGAAGGCGAGCAGCCCGATACGGTCGACACCGAATCCATCCCCGCCCGCCTGCAGGCAATCCGCGAAAGCGGCCAGTTGCGCCTGCTCGGCGAACAGCCGATTGGCTTCGTCGAAAAACAGCACCTGGCGATGATCCGCAAACCGCTGGATTACCACCCCAACGGCATGATCTTCCGCGCTTTCGACGCAGCCGGATTACAAATCCGCAGCCGCGAGTACTACTCGGTCGGTGGCGGTTTCGTGGTCGACGAAGAGGCGGCCGGGCACGATCGCATCGTCGAGGACCGCACGCCACTGACCTACCCCTTCACCACCGGCAAAGAGCTGCTCGCCCATTGCAGCGCCCAGCAACTGTCGTTCAGCCAGGTGATGCTGGCCAACGAAGCCGCCTGGCGCCCAGAAAGCGAGACCCGTGCCGGCCTGCTGCGGATCTGGCAAGTGATGCAGGACTGTGTCGCGGCCGGCTGTCGCCATGAGGGCATCTTGCCGGGCGGGCTGAAGGTCAAGCGCCGGGCGCCGGCGTTGTACCGGCAGCTCAGCCAGCACCCGGAGGCGAGCCTGCGCGACGCCTTGTCGGTGCTCGACTGGGTCAACCTCTATGCCCTGGCGGTCAACGAAGAAAATGCCAACGGCGGGCGCGTAGTCACCGCGCCGACCAATGGCGCGGCCGGGATCATCCCGGCGGTTCTGCACTACTACATGCGCTTCGTGCCGGGTGCCAGTGACGACGGCGTAGTGCGTTTTCTGCTGACCGCCGCCGCTATCGGCATCCTGTACAAAGAAAACGCCTCGATCTCCGGCGCCGAAGTGGGCTGCCAGGGCGAGGTCGGCGTGGCGTGCTCGATGGCCGCTGGGGCGCTGTGCGAAGTGATGGGCGGCACCCCGCAGCAAGTCGAGAACGCTGCCGAAATCGGCATGGAGCACAACCTGGGCCTGACCTGCGACCCCATCGGCGGCTTGGTTCAGGTGCCCTGCATCGAGCGCAACGCCATGGGCTCGGTGAAGGCGATCAACGCCGTGCGCATGGCCTTGCGCGGTGACGGCCAGCACTTCGTCTCGCTCGACAAGGTGATCCGCACCATGCGCCAGACCGGCGCCGACATGAAAAGCAAATACAAGGAGACCGCCCGCGGCGGTCTTGCCGTCAACATCATCGAATGTTGA
- the gcvP gene encoding aminomethyl-transferring glycine dehydrogenase, giving the protein MTINLGTANEFIARHIGPRSADEHAMLATLGFDSLEAMSAAVIPDSIKGTSVLGSSDGQSEADALAALKAIAGKNQLFKSLIGQGYYNTHTPAPILRNLLENPAWYTAYTPYQPEISQGRLEALLNFQTLISDLTGLPIANASLLDEATAAAEAMTFCKRLSKNKGSHAFFASAHCHPQTLDVLRTRAEPLGIDVVVGDERELTDVSAFFGALLQYPASNGDVFDYRELVQRFHAANALVAVAADLLALTLLTPPGEFEADVAIGSAQRFGVPLGFGGPHAAYFATRDAFKRDMPGRLVGVSIDRFGKTALRLAMQTREQHIRREKATSNICTAQVLLANIASMFAVYHGPAGLKRIAERTHALTAILAAGLEQLGAKVVTQAYFDTLTLATGQATAALHDKARAQRINLRQIDADHLGLSLDETSTQADVETLWQLFAGDQPVPEFAALAAASASRLPAALLRQSAILEHPVFNRYHSETELMRYLRRLADKDLALDRSMIPLGSCTMKLNAASEMIPVTWAEFGNLHPFAPAAQSQGYLQMTTELEAMLCAATGYDAVSLQPNAGSQGEYAGLLAIRAYHRSRGEAHRNICLIPSSAHGTNPATAHMAGMRVVVTACDARGNVDIDDLRAKALEHREQLAAIMITYPSTHGVFEEAIGEICAIIHDNGGQVYIDGANMNAMVGLCAPGKFGGDVSHLNLHKTFCIPHGGGGPGVGPIGVKSHLAPFLPGHAALENTSGAVCAAPFGSASILPITWMYIRMMGGAGLTRASQMAILNANYIARRLEEHYPVLYTGGNGLVAHECILDLRPLKDTSGISVDDVAKRLIDFGFHAPTMSFPVAGTLMIEPTESESKEELDRFCEAMIKIREEIRAVESGSLDKDDNPLKNAPHTAAELVGEWSHGYSREQAVYPLASLIEAKYWPPVGRVDNVFGDRNLVCACPSIESYQDV; this is encoded by the coding sequence ATGACCATCAACCTCGGCACCGCCAACGAATTCATCGCCCGCCATATCGGCCCACGCAGCGCTGACGAGCACGCCATGCTCGCCACCCTGGGCTTCGACTCGCTCGAGGCGATGAGCGCCGCCGTCATCCCCGACAGCATCAAGGGCACCAGCGTCCTGGGCAGCAGCGACGGCCAGAGCGAAGCTGATGCGCTCGCCGCGCTTAAAGCCATCGCCGGCAAGAACCAACTGTTCAAGAGCCTGATCGGCCAGGGTTACTACAACACCCACACCCCGGCGCCGATCCTGCGCAACCTGCTGGAAAACCCGGCCTGGTACACCGCCTACACCCCGTACCAGCCAGAAATCTCTCAAGGTCGCCTGGAAGCGCTGCTCAACTTCCAGACCCTGATCAGCGACCTGACCGGCCTGCCGATCGCCAACGCCTCCCTGCTCGACGAAGCCACCGCGGCCGCCGAGGCCATGACCTTCTGCAAACGCCTGTCGAAGAACAAGGGCAGCCATGCCTTCTTCGCCTCGGCCCATTGCCACCCGCAAACCCTCGACGTACTGCGCACCCGCGCCGAACCGCTGGGCATCGACGTGGTGGTTGGCGATGAGCGTGAACTGACCGACGTCAGTGCCTTCTTCGGCGCGCTGCTGCAATACCCGGCGAGCAATGGCGACGTGTTCGATTACCGCGAACTGGTGCAGCGTTTCCATGCTGCCAACGCCCTGGTCGCAGTCGCTGCCGACCTGCTGGCCCTGACCCTGTTGACCCCGCCGGGTGAGTTCGAAGCCGACGTGGCCATCGGCAGCGCCCAGCGTTTCGGCGTGCCGCTAGGCTTCGGTGGCCCGCACGCGGCTTACTTCGCCACCCGCGACGCGTTCAAGCGCGACATGCCGGGGCGTCTGGTCGGCGTGTCGATCGACCGCTTCGGCAAGACCGCCCTGCGCCTGGCCATGCAGACCCGCGAGCAACATATCCGCCGCGAGAAGGCCACCAGCAACATCTGCACCGCGCAGGTCCTGCTGGCCAACATCGCCAGCATGTTCGCTGTGTACCACGGCCCGGCCGGCCTCAAGCGCATCGCCGAGCGCACCCATGCACTGACCGCGATCCTGGCCGCAGGTCTTGAGCAACTGGGCGCCAAGGTCGTCACCCAAGCCTATTTCGATACCCTGACCCTGGCCACCGGCCAAGCGACCGCCGCCCTGCACGACAAGGCGCGCGCCCAGCGCATCAACCTGCGCCAGATCGACGCCGATCATCTGGGCCTGTCGCTCGACGAAACCAGCACCCAGGCCGATGTCGAAACCCTCTGGCAGTTGTTCGCAGGCGACCAGCCTGTGCCTGAGTTCGCCGCCCTTGCCGCCGCCAGCGCCTCGCGCCTGCCGGCCGCGCTGCTGCGCCAATCGGCAATTCTCGAACACCCGGTATTCAACCGCTATCACAGCGAAACCGAGCTGATGCGCTACCTGCGCCGCCTGGCCGACAAGGACCTGGCGCTGGACCGCAGCATGATCCCGCTGGGCTCGTGCACCATGAAGCTCAACGCCGCCAGCGAAATGATCCCAGTGACCTGGGCCGAGTTCGGCAATCTGCACCCGTTTGCGCCTGCCGCGCAGAGCCAGGGCTACCTGCAGATGACCACTGAGCTGGAAGCCATGCTCTGCGCCGCCACCGGCTATGACGCCGTGTCGCTGCAACCCAACGCTGGCTCCCAGGGCGAATACGCAGGCCTGTTGGCGATCCGTGCCTACCACCGCAGCCGCGGCGAGGCGCATCGCAATATCTGCCTGATCCCCTCCTCGGCCCACGGCACCAACCCCGCTACCGCGCACATGGCCGGTATGCGCGTGGTGGTCACCGCGTGTGACGCACGTGGCAACGTCGACATCGACGATCTGCGCGCCAAGGCCCTCGAGCACCGCGAGCAGCTCGCGGCGATCATGATCACCTACCCATCGACCCACGGCGTGTTCGAAGAAGCGATCGGCGAGATCTGCGCGATCATCCACGACAACGGCGGCCAGGTGTACATCGATGGCGCCAACATGAACGCCATGGTCGGCCTGTGTGCCCCCGGCAAGTTCGGTGGCGACGTGTCGCACCTGAACCTGCACAAAACCTTCTGCATCCCCCACGGTGGTGGCGGCCCGGGCGTCGGCCCGATCGGCGTCAAGTCGCACCTGGCGCCGTTCCTGCCAGGCCACGCCGCGCTGGAAAACACTAGCGGCGCCGTTTGCGCGGCACCGTTCGGCAGCGCCAGCATTCTGCCGATCACCTGGATGTACATTCGAATGATGGGTGGTGCGGGTCTTACCCGGGCTTCGCAGATGGCCATCCTCAACGCCAACTACATCGCCCGTCGACTGGAAGAGCACTATCCTGTGTTGTACACCGGCGGCAATGGCCTGGTAGCGCACGAATGCATCCTCGACCTGCGCCCGCTCAAGGACACCAGCGGCATCAGCGTCGATGACGTGGCCAAGCGCCTGATCGACTTCGGTTTCCACGCCCCGACCATGTCCTTCCCGGTCGCCGGCACGCTGATGATCGAACCGACCGAAAGTGAGTCCAAGGAAGAACTGGACCGTTTCTGCGAGGCGATGATCAAGATTCGTGAGGAAATTCGCGCCGTCGAGAGCGGCAGCCTGGACAAGGACGACAACCCGCTGAAGAACGCGCCGCACACCGCCGCAGAGCTGGTCGGCGAGTGGAGCCATGGCTATAGCCGTGAGCAGGCGGTGTACCCGCTGGCGAGCCTGATCGAAGCCAAGTACTGGCCACCGGTGGGCCGCGTCGACAACGTATTTGGTGATCGCAACCTGGTGTGCGCTTGCCCGTCGATCGAGAGCTATCAGGACGTCTGA
- the gcvH gene encoding glycine cleavage system protein GcvH, whose product MSELRFTEDHEWLRTEADGSVTVGITAFAQNALGDVVYVQLPELQRYEQGAEASTVESVKAASGVYMPLTGEVVAVNQQLADNPELVNEDPLGEGWFFRFIPADANALAALLDQDAYDRLIKANADA is encoded by the coding sequence ATGAGCGAGTTGCGTTTCACCGAAGATCACGAATGGCTGCGTACTGAAGCCGATGGCAGCGTCACCGTAGGCATCACCGCCTTCGCCCAGAACGCCCTGGGTGACGTGGTCTATGTGCAACTGCCGGAGCTGCAACGCTACGAGCAAGGTGCAGAAGCCTCTACCGTCGAATCGGTCAAAGCCGCCAGCGGCGTGTACATGCCACTGACCGGTGAAGTAGTCGCGGTCAACCAGCAGCTTGCCGATAATCCCGAACTGGTCAACGAAGATCCGCTGGGCGAAGGCTGGTTCTTCCGCTTCATCCCCGCCGATGCCAACGCCCTGGCTGCCCTGCTCGACCAGGACGCCTACGACCGCCTGATCAAAGCCAACGCCGACGCCTGA
- a CDS encoding sigma-54-dependent transcriptional regulator yields MRIHVSFIDRVGITQEVLALLGARNLNLDAVEMVPPNVYIDAPTLSPAVLEELHDALFEVHGVQSVEVVDILPGQRRHLQLDALLAAMSDPVLAVDSAGKVLLANPALIALCGRESAGRSVGELFKDPDLLQALLDNNFHLPMREMQLDGQSLLLDATPITNAGGLLTLYPPNRMGERLSALHHDHAEGFDALLGDSPAIRTLKARALRVAVLDAPLLVHGETGTGKELVARASHALSSRHAAPFLALNCAALPESLAESELFGYAPGAFTGAQRGGKPGLMELANQGTVFLDEIGEMSPYLQAKLLRFLSDGSFRRVGGDREVKVDVRIISATHRDLERMVAEGSFREDLFYRLNVLNLQVPPLRERGQDILLLAHYFMQQACTQIQRPPCRLTPGTHAALLANPWPGNVRQLQNVIFRAAAICESDLVDIGDLDIAGTSVARGQEAEVGSLEQAVGEFERELLQRLYASYPSTRQLAGRLQTSHTAIAQRLRKYGISGKA; encoded by the coding sequence ATGCGCATCCACGTCAGCTTCATCGACCGCGTCGGCATCACCCAGGAAGTCCTGGCCCTGCTCGGTGCCCGCAACCTCAACCTGGACGCCGTGGAGATGGTCCCGCCGAACGTCTACATCGACGCCCCGACCCTCAGCCCCGCAGTGCTCGAAGAGCTCCACGACGCCCTGTTCGAAGTGCACGGCGTGCAATCGGTGGAAGTGGTCGACATCCTCCCCGGCCAGCGTCGCCATTTGCAGCTCGATGCCCTGCTCGCGGCCATGAGCGACCCAGTGCTGGCGGTGGACAGCGCCGGCAAGGTGCTGCTGGCCAACCCGGCCCTGATCGCCCTCTGCGGGCGGGAGTCGGCTGGGCGTTCGGTCGGTGAATTGTTCAAAGACCCCGACCTGCTCCAGGCGCTGCTGGACAACAACTTCCACCTGCCGATGCGCGAGATGCAGCTCGACGGCCAGAGCCTGCTGCTCGATGCCACGCCAATTACCAACGCCGGTGGCCTGCTCACCTTGTATCCGCCCAACCGCATGGGCGAACGCTTGTCAGCGCTGCACCACGATCACGCCGAAGGCTTTGACGCACTGCTCGGCGACTCCCCGGCCATCCGCACCCTCAAGGCTCGCGCGCTGCGCGTAGCAGTGCTCGATGCGCCGTTGCTGGTGCACGGCGAAACCGGCACCGGCAAGGAGCTGGTAGCCCGCGCCAGCCATGCCCTGAGCAGCCGCCATGCCGCGCCCTTCCTGGCGCTGAACTGCGCGGCACTGCCCGAGAGCCTGGCCGAGAGCGAGCTATTCGGCTACGCCCCCGGCGCGTTTACCGGCGCCCAGCGTGGTGGCAAGCCAGGGCTGATGGAACTGGCCAACCAAGGCACGGTGTTTCTCGACGAGATTGGCGAGATGTCGCCCTATCTGCAAGCCAAGCTATTGCGCTTTCTCAGCGATGGCAGCTTCCGCCGAGTAGGTGGCGATCGCGAGGTCAAGGTCGACGTGCGCATCATCAGCGCCACCCATCGCGATCTGGAACGGATGGTCGCCGAGGGCAGCTTTCGCGAAGACCTGTTCTACCGCCTCAATGTACTCAACCTGCAGGTGCCGCCGCTGCGGGAACGCGGTCAGGATATCCTGCTGCTGGCGCACTACTTCATGCAGCAGGCCTGCACCCAGATCCAGCGCCCGCCTTGCAGGCTGACACCGGGCACCCATGCCGCCCTGCTGGCCAATCCTTGGCCAGGCAATGTGCGCCAGTTGCAGAACGTGATTTTTCGCGCGGCGGCGATTTGCGAAAGCGATCTGGTGGATATTGGCGATCTGGATATCGCCGGCACTTCAGTGGCGCGCGGGCAAGAGGCCGAGGTCGGCAGCCTGGAGCAGGCGGTGGGGGAATTTGAGCGCGAGCTGTTGCAGCGCTTGTATGCCAGCTACCCCTCGACCCGGCAGTTGGCTGGGCGCTTGCAGACTTCGCATACCGCGATTGCCCAGCGGCTGCGCAAATATGGGATTTCCGGCAAGGCCTGA
- a CDS encoding DUF5064 family protein codes for MAQFQPGHVHIERTALNTNDHSYDLNINYEVAQDPREGRGIQFHMHGSIEGKPVDEKFFLAKDQVLPSFLSLATRKAQSYLPAPKKFESLGSTHKIYDLMFEDIRQQLDVKSGDPIKPEHLGNA; via the coding sequence GTGGCTCAGTTCCAACCTGGTCATGTACACATCGAACGTACCGCGCTCAACACCAATGATCACAGCTACGATCTGAACATCAACTACGAGGTAGCCCAGGACCCCAGGGAAGGGCGCGGTATCCAGTTCCACATGCATGGCAGCATCGAGGGCAAGCCGGTGGACGAGAAGTTCTTTCTCGCCAAGGACCAGGTCTTGCCGAGTTTTCTCAGCCTGGCCACGCGCAAGGCCCAGAGCTACCTGCCAGCGCCGAAGAAATTCGAGTCGCTGGGATCGACGCACAAGATCTACGACCTGATGTTCGAAGACATCCGTCAGCAACTGGATGTGAAGTCTGGCGATCCGATCAAGCCTGAGCATCTGGGCAACGCCTGA